The Oreochromis niloticus isolate F11D_XX linkage group LG13, O_niloticus_UMD_NMBU, whole genome shotgun sequence genome has a window encoding:
- the srd5a2b gene encoding 3-oxo-5-alpha-steroid 4-dehydrogenase 2b, with translation MHCHQDLVSFLGCGLILAGVWHLVYHKKSQSSYGRYMAQSPPARTVPARLAWFLQEMPAFIIPLLLILTTHKSTIMGKYMLLGTFCVHYFQRTFVYSLLMRGKPFPLSVMVAAGLFCSLNGFLQGHYLLHCAQFDDEWFTGYCFKIGLLLFYIGMTINIHSDFILHNLRKPKEVIYKIPTGGLFEYVSGANYLGEIVEWFGYAVATWSFPALSFALFTLCFIGPRAYYHHRFYLEKFKDYPKFRKALVPFIF, from the exons ATGCACTGCCATCAGGACTTGGTCAGCTTTCTCGGCTGTGGACTCATTCTGGCAGGAGTTTGGCACCTGGTTTATCACAAGAAGTCGCAGAGCTCCTATGGACGCTACATGGCACAATCTCCTCCTGCTAGAACGGTTCCTGCTAGACTAGCCTGGTTCCTTCAGGAGATGCCCGCTTTCATCATCCCTCTACTTTTAATACTCACCACGCACAAATCCACAATTATGGGGAAGTACATGCTGCTAGGGACCTTTTGCGTGCACTACTTTCAAAg AACATTTGTGTACTCGCTATTGATGAGAGGAAAGCCTTTCccgctgagtgtgatggtggcAGCGGGTTTGTTCTGCTCTCTAAATGGTTTCCTGCAAGGACACTACCTGCTGCATTGTGCCCAGTTTGATGATGAGTGGTTTACGGGTTATTGCTTTAAAATTG gttTACTGCTGTTTTACATCGGCATGACCATTAATATTCACAGCGACTTTATTCTACACAACTTGAGGAAACCAAAGGAAGTAATATACAAGATTCCTACTG GAGGTCTGTTTGAATATGTGTCTGGTGCCAACTACTTAGGGGAGATTGTGGAGTGGTTTGGGTACGCTGTAGCCACCTGGTCTTTTCCAGCACTTTCATTCGCTCTGTTCACCCTCTGCTTCATTGGACCAAGAGCCTACTACCATCACAG GTTTTATCTTGAGAAATTCAAAGACTATCCCAAGTTTCGAAAGGCTTTAGTTCCATTTATCTTCTGA
- the memo1 gene encoding protein MEMO1: MSNRVVCREASHAGSWYSASGSQLNAQLEGWLSQAQSTIRPARAIIAPHAGYTYCGACAAHAYKQVDPSITRRVFILGPSHHVPLSRCALSPADIYRTPLYDLRIDQKVYADLWKTGLFERMSLQTDEDEHSIEMHLPYTAKAMESHKDEFSIVPVLVGALSESKEQEYGKLLSKYLADPSNLFIISSDFCHWGQRFRYTYYDESQGEIYRSIEHLDKMGMGIIEQLDPMSFTNYLKKYRNTICGRHPIGVLLNAVAELRKSGLEMNFTFLNYAQSSQCRNWQDSSVSYAAGALIVH; the protein is encoded by the exons ATGTCGAACCGAGTGGTGTGCAGAGAAGCAAGTCACGCCGGGAGCTGGTATTCTGCTTCGG GATCCCAGCTGAATGCACAACTAGAAGGCTGGCTGTCTCAAGCACAGTCCACCATCAGACCCGCTAGAGCCATCATAGCACC cCATGCTGGGTATACTTACTGTGGTGCTTGTGCAGCACATGCCTACAAGCAGGTTGATCCCTCTATTAC TCGTAGGGTGTTCATCCTGGGACCTTCACACCATGTGCCCCTCTCTCGCTGTGCCCTGTCACCTGCAGACATCTATAGAACACCCCTCTATGACCTGAGAATCGACCAAAAGG TTTATGCTGACCTCTGGAAAACTGGGTTGTTTGAGAGAATGAGTCTGCAGACAGACGAAGATGAGCACAGTATTGAAATGCACTTGCCTTACACTGCTAAAGCCATGGAGAG CCACAAAGACGAGTTTAGCATCGTGCCTGTGCTGGTGGGTGCGCTGAGTGAGTCAAAGGAACAGGAATATGGGAAGCTGCTTAGCAAATACCTGGCAGACCCTTCTAACCTTTTCATCATCTCATCTGACTTCTGCCATTGGG GTCAACGGTTTCGCTATACATACTATGATGAATCTCAAGGGGAGATCTACAGGTCTATTGAGCATCTTGATAAAATG gGGATGGGCATTATAGAGCAGCTGGATCCCATGTCTTTCACCAACTACTTGAAGAAGTATCGCAACACCATATGTGGGCGTCACCCGATTGGAGTGCTGCTAAAT GCTGTGGCTGAGCTGAGGAAGTCTGGTCTAGAAATGAACTTCACTTTCCTGAACTACGCCCAATCAAGTCAGTGCAGGAACTGGCAGGATAGCTCCGTGAGTTATGCTGCTGGGGCACTCATCGTTCATTGA
- the spast gene encoding spastin isoform X1, which translates to MSTKTNASKPKDSAEVIKNIHKQAFEYISKALKIDEDDTGEKKEAVQWYKKGISELERGIAIELTGQAGEQYDRAKRLQDKMVTNLTMAKDRLTLLETTLASKRRNDPQGTSRHALPQPKSVPKSQPAGVSTTIRPSTPIRPSSRLTDAKTTTRVGKTQNGRPAAVKQPPKRDMKNFKNVDSKLANLIMNDIVDSGATVSFDDIAGQDLAKQALQEIVILPALRPELFTGLRAPARGLLLFGPPGNGKTMLAKAVAAESNATFFNISAASLTSKYVGEGEKLVRALFAVARELQPSVIFIDEVDSLLCERREGEHDASRRLKTEFLIEFDGVQSGRDDRVLVMGATNRPQELDEAILRRFAKRVYVTLPDEKTRFTLLKNLLGKHGSPLSQNELSCLAKVTAGYSGSDLTALARDAALGPIRELGPDQVRNMAATEVRNIKKKDFEDSLKRIKPTVSPATLDMYTKWNKDFGDTSAV; encoded by the exons ATGTCGACCAAAACAAACGCAAGTAAGCCCAAAGACAGCGCTGAAGTTATAAAAAACATCCACAAGCAGGCGTTTGAGTATATATCCAAGGCACTGAAGATCGACGAGGACGACACAG GAGAGAAGAAGGAGGCTGTGCAGTGGTACAAGAAAGGGATTTCTGAGCTTGAAAGGGGTATTGCAATAGAGCTCACTGGGCAAG CAGGAGAGCAGTATGACCGAGCAAAGAGACTTCAGGATAAAATGGTCACCAACCTCACCATGGCAAAAGACAGGCTTACCCTTTTAG AGACGACACTGGCCTCTAAAAGGAGAAATGACCCCCAAGGGACATCACGTCATGCCCTTCCACAGCCAAAGTCAGTTCCTAAAAGTCAACCCGCAGGTGTTTCCACCACCATCAGACCCTCCACTCCTATAAGACCTTCATCAAGACTAACTGATGCAaag ACAACCACTCGGGTGGGAAAAACTCAGAATGGAAGACCGGCAGCTGTGAAACAGCCCCCGAAGAGGGATATGAAAAACTTCAAGAATGTGGACAGCAAGCTGGCCAACTTAATTATGAATGACATTGTAGACAG TGGAGCGACTGTGTCATTTGATGACATCGCAGGGCAGGATCTGGCAAAGCAAGCACTTCAAGAAATTGTCATCCTTCCTGCCTTAAGACCTGAG ctCTTTACTGGTCTGAGAGCTCCTGCACGTGGCTTGCTTTTATTTGGCCCACCAGGAAATGGGAAGACCATGCTC GCCAAAGCAGTTGCTGCAGAGTCTAATGCAACATTCTTCAACATCAGTGCTGCTAGTTTGACCTCCAAATAC GTGGGAGAAGGCGAGAAGCTTGTACGAGCACTGTTTGCAGTTGCAAGAGAGTTGCAGCCCTCAGTCATCTTCATCG ATGAAGTGGACAGCTTGCTCTGTGAAAGGAGGGAGGGGGAGCACGACGCCTCTCGCCGTTTAAAAACTGAGTTCCTCATTGAGTTTGACGGG GTGCAGTCAGGAAGGGATGACAGGGTACTTGTAATGGGAGCAACTAACAGGCCCCAGGAGCTCGATGAAGCAATATTAAG GCGCTTTGCAAAAAGGGTGTATGTGACCTTACCCGATGAGAAG ACAAGATTTACGCTGCTGAAAAACCTTTTGGGAAAGCACGGGAGTCCACTGAGCCAAAACGAACTGTCCTGTCTTGCAAA AGTGACTGCAGGATATTCAGGGAGCGATTTGACAGCATTAGCCAGAGATGCTGCACTTGGCCCAATAAGAG AGTTGGGACCAGACCAAGTCCGTAATATGGCTGCTACTGAG GTGCGCAACATTAAGAAGAAAGACTTTGAGGATTCTCTGAAGCGAATCAAACCAACTGTTAGTCCAGCAACTCTTGATATGTACACCAAATGGAACAAAGATTTTGGTGATACATCAGCAGTTTAA
- the spast gene encoding spastin isoform X2: MSTKTNASKPKDSAEVIKNIHKQAFEYISKALKIDEDDTGEKKEAVQWYKKGISELERGIAIELTGQGEQYDRAKRLQDKMVTNLTMAKDRLTLLETTLASKRRNDPQGTSRHALPQPKSVPKSQPAGVSTTIRPSTPIRPSSRLTDAKTTTRVGKTQNGRPAAVKQPPKRDMKNFKNVDSKLANLIMNDIVDSGATVSFDDIAGQDLAKQALQEIVILPALRPELFTGLRAPARGLLLFGPPGNGKTMLAKAVAAESNATFFNISAASLTSKYVGEGEKLVRALFAVARELQPSVIFIDEVDSLLCERREGEHDASRRLKTEFLIEFDGVQSGRDDRVLVMGATNRPQELDEAILRRFAKRVYVTLPDEKTRFTLLKNLLGKHGSPLSQNELSCLAKVTAGYSGSDLTALARDAALGPIRELGPDQVRNMAATEVRNIKKKDFEDSLKRIKPTVSPATLDMYTKWNKDFGDTSAV, translated from the exons ATGTCGACCAAAACAAACGCAAGTAAGCCCAAAGACAGCGCTGAAGTTATAAAAAACATCCACAAGCAGGCGTTTGAGTATATATCCAAGGCACTGAAGATCGACGAGGACGACACAG GAGAGAAGAAGGAGGCTGTGCAGTGGTACAAGAAAGGGATTTCTGAGCTTGAAAGGGGTATTGCAATAGAGCTCACTGGGCAAG GAGAGCAGTATGACCGAGCAAAGAGACTTCAGGATAAAATGGTCACCAACCTCACCATGGCAAAAGACAGGCTTACCCTTTTAG AGACGACACTGGCCTCTAAAAGGAGAAATGACCCCCAAGGGACATCACGTCATGCCCTTCCACAGCCAAAGTCAGTTCCTAAAAGTCAACCCGCAGGTGTTTCCACCACCATCAGACCCTCCACTCCTATAAGACCTTCATCAAGACTAACTGATGCAaag ACAACCACTCGGGTGGGAAAAACTCAGAATGGAAGACCGGCAGCTGTGAAACAGCCCCCGAAGAGGGATATGAAAAACTTCAAGAATGTGGACAGCAAGCTGGCCAACTTAATTATGAATGACATTGTAGACAG TGGAGCGACTGTGTCATTTGATGACATCGCAGGGCAGGATCTGGCAAAGCAAGCACTTCAAGAAATTGTCATCCTTCCTGCCTTAAGACCTGAG ctCTTTACTGGTCTGAGAGCTCCTGCACGTGGCTTGCTTTTATTTGGCCCACCAGGAAATGGGAAGACCATGCTC GCCAAAGCAGTTGCTGCAGAGTCTAATGCAACATTCTTCAACATCAGTGCTGCTAGTTTGACCTCCAAATAC GTGGGAGAAGGCGAGAAGCTTGTACGAGCACTGTTTGCAGTTGCAAGAGAGTTGCAGCCCTCAGTCATCTTCATCG ATGAAGTGGACAGCTTGCTCTGTGAAAGGAGGGAGGGGGAGCACGACGCCTCTCGCCGTTTAAAAACTGAGTTCCTCATTGAGTTTGACGGG GTGCAGTCAGGAAGGGATGACAGGGTACTTGTAATGGGAGCAACTAACAGGCCCCAGGAGCTCGATGAAGCAATATTAAG GCGCTTTGCAAAAAGGGTGTATGTGACCTTACCCGATGAGAAG ACAAGATTTACGCTGCTGAAAAACCTTTTGGGAAAGCACGGGAGTCCACTGAGCCAAAACGAACTGTCCTGTCTTGCAAA AGTGACTGCAGGATATTCAGGGAGCGATTTGACAGCATTAGCCAGAGATGCTGCACTTGGCCCAATAAGAG AGTTGGGACCAGACCAAGTCCGTAATATGGCTGCTACTGAG GTGCGCAACATTAAGAAGAAAGACTTTGAGGATTCTCTGAAGCGAATCAAACCAACTGTTAGTCCAGCAACTCTTGATATGTACACCAAATGGAACAAAGATTTTGGTGATACATCAGCAGTTTAA